The Solanum pennellii chromosome 4, SPENNV200 genomic interval GCAGATAATTTCTTTATCCAAATTAAAGTCTGTCTTAATTTATCCTTTAAGGTATCCCAACATTGTGTTATAACTTATAATGActttttttaagattaaaattCACATGATTTTCCTCAAAAGATCTCGTATTATTAAGCGATtctacattttatatttaactaTTCAATAGCATAACAATGAAAATGTCTATCAGAAATTCACATGtatacataatacatattttcattgtgtatattataaatatcaaatacgaATAATTTTTATCTTCAATTTGTAAATAACAAGAAAACCTAATTGGATTCCCCAGACTTGTTACTACTACTTGAAGTCAGGTTtcttatttaaaacaaaattttgcatttatttATCATACATATTGAGCTGTCaagcaacaacaaaattataCTCTTCGGGATCACTTTActcgttaattttttttttactatacacctattaagaaaatatatattttttaattatttaaaatatcaatctTTCTACGGTAAATAAGAAGAGAGTTAATCTTAACAATTATAATATCCGAGTATGTGTATAGCAATTACTATTTTGaatcatttatttataataaaaacgaTTAATAAGGtagtgtaaaaaaaaaaaagatagtaaTATTTCAAACTATATTTACtactatttttgaaaaaaatgttacGTGCAAGTGTTGGATTTATACAGCCAGCAGGTTGAGTTGATTTAATTTGGAGAATATTTATGTGAATGCTTCTGAAACTAGACAGACCCActtgtttcttgttttttcttcatatttaatttaatgtttttttccaATCAAAAAGGGAAATAACAAAGGAATAATAAAtgaataagaaattattttaggatAACTAGTTTATGGATAAGATGAAATATCTCATATCTACAATCTTATGTAAGCAATGATCTAGGAAAAAACATCAAATTGATGAAAAGGGGATAAATAGATCTTTGACTTTGATCCATTTCTATCAACGTGATCAAATCTAggatatgaaaattttgatataaatcgATAAATTAAATCGAAAAAATATTAGGAGTATtagttagtttatttaattttaaaaatttaaattacatgttattataaatatcttattaatttatgattgattaatttattaataaaattacatttataCTATATACATATCAAAGCGAATCGATCAATATACGCAAGGGTGGCTCGATActgttaaaaaaaagacatgtgcCTTAGGCCTCTAAATTTAAGGGgcctcatttttaataataataggttataaattattattttttaacaaatattgagtactatttgtagaaaaagtaaacttttcatgaaaatgaagaaattattagaagaaatttgacatatttgaagtactatatctcatgaaaaataatttaaaataagaatggttatattatcaattgaaaactagaagtaatcaattatataaaagttattaacaatTCAAGTTTTAAGGTCCTATTTAATTTTTGCTTTAGGCTACTAATATGCTTGAGCCGCTCCTAAATATACTAAGCGATAACGAAAAGCAACTGATTTAGTTTCCTCATACGTCAATGGTTAATTGTATCTTTTTGAGTCACGATTGAGAATGGAGACCAATGGTGTCTCACAACCAATAagagtttcttatgttaatatatttattataaaattgatgaataaataaatcaattgcAAGAGCCATCAAGCATTGGATCAGATAAAAATACGATAGAATCAgttcataaaaatatgaataatttaaatttaactgGATAAATGCTCCCGTATTTATAGAGATAGTCTATCATGACTTACCTTAATTACACTCatttaaatgtaaaatattaatttaaattgacttacgaaaatttttattaaaataattaatatttctgGTTTCGTTATAGGCTGCATGCCATGGTTTGTAAGTTGTAACGAGTTTGAGTAATCGCGTTAATACTGCGACTAATTCAAATTCATATTGTTATATCAAAACCCTTTACTATATTCAAATTACGTTTAACTTCTATTCACTTACATTAtaagtaaatataaataaattgggATTCATTTGATGGATGTTATGTTATAGACCAATTTTGATAACCCTCATAATTACTCTTTGTAAGTCTATATATAGCTAGAAAGTTTATCCGATTAATTTGCTTCAACATAACAATTACTAATACTTATCTTTGATTAGATGTAATTAGCCTTCTATTATCTGTCACATACCTTCTTTGATCCTTACAACTGTGAAATAAAAGTGGTGAATTAATGACAATGATTAATTATGCAAAAGGAATGATAGTActatctattattatttttaggcTGAATATATCAAcctaaattttatattcaaactATATATGACCTGTTTAAGTTAAGTAgcaaatgaaattttgaattgaaataattatatataatatacgtAATTATCTAGCAGAGTAATTATATTCATtgaattttaaaactaataCGAATAATTACTGTAGTAGCCATacactaattttaaatttaaaaaataaacctaGATCAGGAgtaattttagaaaagaaatagATATTTAAGTAGGACTCTAGGcatttataaattcaaattttaaataatgcaAGGAGATTCACATAATTAGATGGGGAAAAACAATTACAGGTATGACACAGCCATGCATGAGAAGGAACTGGAAGGATAAGCTTAAATTCGGCAAGGAGcgttttatcttttaatataaaattttgtaacgtaaatttaaatttagacATCTATATAAATATTCGATACCACgtgaaaaatcaaataaaagaaggaAGGAGAAAGGAATCAATTACAGTTTTTGATTATTTCACGCACTTTTTGTTGCTATActaatgtatttttaaatttcaaaatttaaataaatttatctttgattataattttataaatttgattttaaatagcTTGAATAGTTTGTGTCCAAATTTATagtcaaatttaaattgtttgactctcGAAATCCGAACAATatcacatatataaataaactgTAGTGTTTGACTTTtgaacaaattttaatttttgtaattcaaaCAAGCCCATTTCATTTCTAAACTCGCGATCAAACTTAATCattttgactcttaaaattCAAACTATATGATACATAGTCCAATACTCGATAAGATTAGGTTGATGTTAGCGTAGATAGTGAGTGTATTTGGTTACGAAAGTCTTTTTctgaattctaaaaaaaaatgtttaattgtTGGGTAACAAATATAAACTCTGGAATTAAAGATTAATAATGAAGTTATCacatcaaatattatttttattttatttttttgtatgagATAGCACGCATGAtggaataaacaaaaataatcatttgattatttcaaatcttcatcaatatTCATAGATTAGCTATTACCTTAacccaaaaataatattaaattcaatatatcaCATTTACCGAACATCCTTAGCTGAGAACAATAAAATccttaaaaagaataaaactaaTTTTCAACAAGctaaacaatatttatttttatcaaaaatacgCACGTATAATATAAATACACTAGAAATGCAGCATAAAGGGatcattaaaattaaacaaaaaaaattgacattcaaaaaataatttaaaattcaataaaatgcCAACaaaattttttcctaaaaataatttaaaacctaaaaaaaagcCTCAAATATATGGAAAATCCCATCGATTTctcataaaataaaagttttggTTATGTATGAACTGGCCTTATCGCCGGCGCCGCCACACCAAACGTACACAAACTCGAACACTTCACTCCTCCGCTTCCGCCGCCGCCGATCACCGCACCACCACCACTCACCAATGCCGATTCGCTCTCCTCCGGCGCCGTCCGATCAATCTCATCCTTTTCAACCACATCGCCTCCATCAGCAGCGGCATCGTTATCATCGTCTGAATCACCAACGTCGTCGTTTAACGGAATGAGATTCAGCATCAACCTTCCTTCAGTACGGCGAGTCTCGAAATACTCAAATCGCTTCACTTTCTCCTCTTTGATAATCAGTCGCCCATCAGAGGTATGATACCTCTTCATCACCCAGGGCATTTGCGAAGACGGAACATTCTCCGTCTTCGCAAGCCCTGGGATCGGCGGCGGATATTCCCTCTCaattttcactttcttcttctctctcctCAATCCAAAAACGCCTTCTCCGCCGCCGCCGCCGGTGCAGCTGAACCACCCATACGTTCCCAATTTCGAATCGAATATCAATTCTACACCTTCAACAAtcgattttgattttgatttctcCATTTGTGAGTGCTTTTGCATGGCATGAGGGAATGGAGAAAACATGTGAACAAGAGTGGGGGTATATATAGGTAGGTGGGGTAGGGGGGGTGGGGGTAAAGAGAAAGAATATATTGAAGAAAGGGAAAACAGAGATTTTAATTTGGCAGTGACAGCTAATACTTTGCTCATACAATCTGCGGGGATTGGGTTATTCATTTTAagagatttaattttttttaaaaaaaaaatacaaaactaaaatttaGCACCTAATACCATAATTTACTCAAGGTAAATAACAAAACTTACTATTTAAAGGGTCTAAATATtccaatttaagaaaaaaagatacaaagcttgaaaaaaaaagtttagttTAATGTAAGCTAAATTAATGTGATAATATTTACTTACCATCCTACTCATTTAACAGATAAGGATGACTAAAATTATcaggttatttacttgacaatTGAAACTAAAGTAAGTTTACTACTAATAAAGTAAGtttatgaatttgatatttttaattagaaaaaagaatttAGTCATAAGTCAAAGATTTTATTAATAGACATTTGGAAATATAATGATATTACTAACCTTAAATCTTATTTTCCtacataatataaaaaaggaGTATCTGAAATTGAAAATGTACACTTGTATTCACTTTATAGtctcataataataaaatagaaaaatagggGGAGTTCTAGCAAAACAACCTTAGtagataaatttaataaaaaaagtttgGAAAATATCTTGGAACTgctaatttttaacttttataatgaGATGTCAATGATTGATGATAGTGTAGTTCTAGCATGGGAGTAGTACTTCTTTAggactattttttaaaaattgttattattattatattttttataaagtaagGAGAATGAAGACATGGGGTTTGGGGTAAGTTTTGTTCTATgcaaattaaaggaaaaaaaggaattttAGCGGACGTTTGGAcgtaaaaaatatgaaatttaaaagaaaaagagtatattttatttttaaattgtttaatttatttcaatcaggcataaagttaaaaaatattgaatcttataatttaaaattaaatacatatcaaatatactgtaatgtttattaattttataattttaaacacattatatagaaaaagaaattttgaaaagttaattagaaaaaaagaaaaaaaatatttttaaacagattaaaaagaaaagtagctcaattgaaacataaaaaaaagtattctCAGTTTCAAGAATGACTCAATTACCTTTACAgtctgtttttaaaaaaatgatctaattttttaaataatattttaacttcaatttttcatgacatgttaaaggacatttttatacatttgatatatttttaatttaaaattacaaaattaaaaggtcttttttatttttttaaactccaTTTAAATCAAatgagatcattcttttttaaacagagtTAGAAgtatatactccctccgtttaaaaaagaatgaccctatttcctttttagtttgtttaaaaaagaacgattgtttttcttttttggtgacactttaactttaattttccacgtaacatgtttaagaccacaagattaaaggacattttgatacatttgatataactttaatttagaaccacaaaattaaaaagacttctttcttttcttaaattccgTTCCAAATTAAAGTAGAccatcctttttgaaacggaatgagtatatatttttcatccatGGCCAAATAagcattaataataatatatggttttatatatTTGGCAGAATGGGTTGATTTAGGTGGCATGTCAGTGTACACCTAGCCATGTAGGTTTACACGTGGTTGGCACGTGTACAAACACCTTCTTGGCCTTATTGTAGGACCCCAACTACTTCTACTATCATCCCATTACACGTTTGCTCTTTTGAGtttcgattaatttaaatttattcgaAAAAATAGTACTTTAAAAGTATGTGCATGTTATTCTCACAATTGATACCAAAAAAGAACAGCAGAGAGGTACTGAATATCTGATGATCTGAAAGGTTTGGTTCGTGCACACATTAGATGGCAAATGGAAAATATTGAATATTGTTCATTTATATCTCAGATTACGTGTAACATCAtatgaaaatattcttttaatttaaattttcgaaaaatataatatgaaaagtaataatatatatgttgtgaagaagaaaaagttaaaaactatatagattgagaagaagaaaaagatatatgatatttttgtatCATCGATCACCTTTATATGTTATGCCAGAtcagataattttattttattttgaagtaaTTTATCTTATCTTATTTTCAGTATTCAAAAATGtacaattatatattattttataatttttaaatttatttcccAACTCACTCAACAAAGATTGTTCCAAAACAGTGCCGTAACTATCCGCCAAGTAAGAGATAATAAATTTGGATATAaaatgtaaatttattttattttttgtttgattatacTTTGATCGAGTTATACTTTgagatattatttttaagagtAACTTTTAAATgtagcaaatataaaaattatatttgtatgttatatttatagtttgtataattatattttatagcaaattttatgttttgctaTGAAAcattaaattgtataattcgttgactTCTCTTGAGATTTGTATAATTTCGCTGACAGGTTATTTGTTCAAATTGTTGTCTGCCTCTCGTTTGTATAAGGAAAAATTAATCCCTATATATGTTTAACATATCATATTACATCCTATAAATCTATTAGTtaataattagtaataaattGTTGGCAGCCTCTCAATctaattttatgtgtttgtatatctcaattcaattttatgtat includes:
- the LOC107017470 gene encoding uncharacterized protein LOC107017470, with translation MFSPFPHAMQKHSQMEKSKSKSIVEGVELIFDSKLGTYGWFSCTGGGGGEGVFGLRREKKKVKIEREYPPPIPGLAKTENVPSSQMPWVMKRYHTSDGRLIIKEEKVKRFEYFETRRTEGRLMLNLIPLNDDVGDSDDDNDAAADGGDVVEKDEIDRTAPEESESALVSGGGAVIGGGGSGGVKCSSLCTFGVAAPAIRPVHT